A genomic window from Nocardioides sp. BP30 includes:
- a CDS encoding WD40/YVTN/BNR-like repeat-containing protein produces the protein METTLMVGTRKGLWLGTSDDARTTWAFDGPHFDVEEVYAALVDRRAGRTRLFAACSSLWLGPLVRRSDDGGATWQEASVKFPDDVDASVSRVWQLAAGTDERTVWAGTEPGAVFRSTDGGESFALVRGLWDHPHRAQWAAGFGGQAFHTILPHPTDPDSVTVAISTGGVYQTHDGGATWEPRNNGIRAEFLPEGQQYPEFGQCVHKIARDAVRPQRLYLQNHGGVYRSDDEGGTWTSIAAGLPADFGFTVVAHPRRGDTLYVFPIQAGEHRYPPEAKARVWRSTDAGETWEQLASGLPDHFFVAVMRDAMCTDGPEGAEAVGLYFGARNGAIWGSADEGESWRQLVTDLPDVLVVRAARS, from the coding sequence GTGGAGACGACACTGATGGTCGGGACCCGCAAGGGTCTGTGGCTGGGCACGTCCGACGACGCTCGTACGACGTGGGCGTTCGACGGTCCGCACTTCGACGTCGAGGAGGTCTACGCGGCGCTGGTCGATCGCCGTGCAGGCCGCACGAGGCTCTTCGCCGCGTGTTCGAGCCTGTGGCTCGGTCCGCTGGTACGGCGCAGCGACGACGGCGGTGCCACCTGGCAGGAGGCGTCGGTGAAGTTCCCCGACGACGTGGATGCCAGCGTCTCGCGGGTCTGGCAGCTCGCAGCGGGGACCGACGAGCGCACCGTGTGGGCGGGCACCGAGCCGGGGGCGGTGTTCCGCTCCACCGACGGCGGGGAGAGCTTCGCGCTGGTCCGTGGTCTGTGGGACCACCCGCACCGTGCGCAGTGGGCCGCCGGGTTCGGCGGCCAGGCGTTCCACACCATCCTGCCGCACCCGACCGACCCGGACTCGGTCACCGTGGCCATCTCGACCGGCGGCGTCTACCAGACCCACGACGGCGGCGCGACGTGGGAGCCACGCAACAACGGCATCCGCGCCGAGTTCCTGCCCGAGGGACAGCAGTACCCCGAGTTCGGCCAGTGCGTCCACAAGATCGCCCGGGACGCGGTGCGCCCGCAGCGGCTCTACCTGCAGAACCACGGCGGGGTCTACCGCTCCGACGACGAGGGCGGCACCTGGACCTCGATCGCGGCGGGGCTGCCCGCCGACTTCGGCTTCACGGTCGTCGCGCACCCGCGCCGCGGCGACACCCTCTACGTCTTCCCGATCCAGGCCGGCGAGCACCGCTACCCGCCGGAGGCCAAGGCACGGGTGTGGCGCTCCACGGACGCCGGCGAGACCTGGGAGCAGTTGGCCAGCGGCCTTCCCGACCACTTCTTCGTCGCTGTCATGCGCGACGCGATGTGCACCGACGGTCCCGAGGGCGCCGAAGCGGTCGGGCTCTACTTCGGCGCCCGCAACGGCGCCATCTGGGGCTCGGCCGACGAGGGGGAGAGCTGGCGGCAGCTGGTCACCGACCTGCCGGACGTGCTGGTGGTGCGGGCCGCACGCTCGTGA
- a CDS encoding glycoside hydrolase family 65 protein has protein sequence MRTNVGPDPLDRGRFPADPWRLVETGYNPDDLGVTETLFAVANGYLGMRGNAEEGRPSHSHGTYVNGFHETWPIRHAESAFGFARTGQTIVNVPDAKVMKIYVDDEPLTFGTADLEEYERYLDFRDGILRRNLVWRTPSGKRVRIESTRMVSMTQRHLAVMTLDITMLTGSAPVVISSQLINRQDGRDEYQLATQLHGDQVDPRKAAAFAERVLVPQLHEASERRLMLGYRCARSGMTIAVAADHQLQTVDSHEQITRAEEDLAKVVYRVDATEGTPMRVEKTVTYHTSRGVSVRELSDRCDRTLDRARRQGVPRQMEEQRGWFDTFWESADVQIGEPEPTYDGAARAAEEQRALQQAVRFNLFSLAQATARADGLGIPAKGVTGSGYEGHYFWDTEIYVVPFLAYTQPAIARNVLHFRSVMLPKARERAREMAQKGALFPWRTISGEEASAYYAAGTAQVHIDADVSYALMKYVHATGDVGFLVREGIDILVETSRMWADLGFWRHNGDPTFHIHGVTGPDEYTTVVNNNLFTNVMARHNLEQAVASLALIRERFPADYRRVVARLGLTDAEVEEWARCAAGMHIPYDEAIGIHPQDDFFLDREVWDLPNTPMSVRPLMLHYHPLVIYRFQVLKQADVVLALFLQGDRFTLQEKRKDFEYYDPITTGDSTLSAVVQSIVASEVGYHEAALRYFHDALYVDLGDLHGNTPDGMHIASTGGVWTALTFGFGGMRDHGARLSFDPRLPATWSSLTFRLRWRGSRLVVGLTQDQLTVTVVGEGEEPEVPLTVRGQEYVVAHGSPLSVSLAHHGPRADGSTDDEAITGGQRSDGSTITSQVPEPIPFREMSETAEVPVVYDPEQPTV, from the coding sequence GTGAGGACCAACGTCGGCCCCGACCCCCTCGACCGCGGGCGCTTCCCCGCCGACCCGTGGCGGCTCGTCGAGACCGGGTACAACCCGGACGACCTCGGCGTGACCGAGACGCTGTTCGCGGTGGCCAACGGCTACCTCGGCATGCGCGGCAACGCCGAGGAGGGGCGGCCGTCGCACTCGCACGGCACCTACGTGAACGGGTTCCACGAGACCTGGCCGATCCGGCACGCCGAGTCCGCCTTCGGCTTCGCCCGCACCGGCCAGACGATCGTGAACGTCCCCGACGCCAAGGTGATGAAGATCTACGTCGACGACGAGCCGCTCACCTTCGGCACCGCCGACCTGGAGGAGTACGAGCGCTACCTCGACTTCCGCGACGGCATCCTGCGCCGCAACCTGGTGTGGCGGACGCCGTCGGGCAAGCGGGTGCGCATCGAGTCCACCCGGATGGTCTCGATGACCCAGCGCCACCTCGCCGTGATGACCCTCGACATCACCATGCTCACCGGCAGCGCCCCGGTGGTCATCTCCTCCCAGCTGATCAACCGGCAGGACGGTCGCGACGAGTACCAGCTCGCCACCCAGCTGCACGGCGACCAGGTCGACCCTCGCAAGGCTGCCGCCTTCGCCGAGCGGGTGCTGGTGCCGCAGCTGCACGAGGCGAGCGAGCGTCGGCTGATGCTCGGCTACCGCTGCGCCCGCTCGGGCATGACGATCGCCGTCGCGGCCGACCACCAGCTCCAGACCGTCGACAGCCACGAACAGATCACCCGTGCGGAGGAGGACCTCGCCAAGGTCGTCTACCGCGTCGACGCCACCGAGGGCACGCCGATGCGCGTCGAGAAGACCGTCACCTACCACACCTCCCGCGGGGTCTCGGTGCGCGAGCTGTCCGACCGCTGCGACCGGACGCTCGACCGCGCCCGGCGGCAGGGCGTCCCACGGCAGATGGAGGAGCAGCGCGGCTGGTTCGACACGTTCTGGGAGTCGGCCGACGTCCAGATCGGCGAGCCCGAGCCGACGTACGACGGAGCGGCGCGGGCGGCCGAGGAGCAGCGAGCGCTGCAGCAGGCGGTCCGCTTCAACCTCTTCAGCCTCGCCCAGGCCACCGCCCGGGCGGACGGCCTGGGGATCCCGGCCAAGGGGGTCACCGGCTCCGGCTACGAGGGCCACTACTTCTGGGACACCGAGATCTACGTCGTCCCCTTCCTGGCCTACACCCAGCCGGCGATCGCCCGCAACGTGCTCCACTTCCGCTCCGTGATGCTGCCCAAGGCCCGGGAGCGGGCACGGGAGATGGCGCAGAAGGGGGCGCTCTTCCCCTGGCGCACCATCAGCGGCGAGGAGGCGTCGGCGTACTACGCGGCGGGCACGGCGCAGGTGCACATCGACGCCGACGTCAGCTACGCCCTGATGAAGTACGTGCACGCCACCGGTGACGTGGGCTTCCTGGTCCGCGAGGGCATCGACATCCTGGTAGAGACCTCGCGGATGTGGGCCGACCTCGGCTTCTGGCGCCACAACGGCGATCCGACGTTCCACATCCACGGCGTGACCGGGCCGGACGAGTACACCACCGTGGTCAACAACAACCTGTTCACCAACGTGATGGCGCGTCACAACCTGGAGCAGGCCGTCGCATCGCTCGCCCTGATCCGCGAGCGCTTCCCCGCCGACTACCGCCGCGTGGTGGCCCGGCTGGGACTCACCGACGCCGAGGTCGAGGAGTGGGCCCGGTGCGCCGCCGGCATGCACATCCCCTACGACGAGGCGATCGGCATCCACCCGCAGGACGACTTCTTCCTCGACCGGGAGGTCTGGGACCTGCCCAACACGCCGATGTCGGTGCGGCCGCTGATGCTGCACTACCACCCGCTGGTCATCTACCGCTTCCAGGTGCTCAAGCAGGCCGACGTCGTCCTGGCCCTGTTCCTGCAGGGCGACCGCTTCACGCTGCAGGAGAAGCGCAAGGACTTCGAGTACTACGACCCGATCACCACCGGAGACTCCACGCTGTCGGCGGTGGTCCAGTCGATCGTCGCCTCCGAGGTCGGCTACCACGAGGCGGCGCTGCGCTACTTCCACGACGCCCTGTACGTCGACCTCGGCGACCTGCACGGCAACACCCCCGACGGCATGCACATCGCCTCGACCGGAGGCGTGTGGACGGCCCTGACGTTCGGCTTCGGGGGCATGCGTGACCACGGCGCCAGGCTCAGCTTCGATCCGCGATTGCCCGCGACCTGGTCCTCGCTGACCTTCCGGCTGCGATGGCGCGGCTCGCGGCTGGTCGTCGGCCTCACCCAGGACCAGCTCACCGTCACCGTCGTGGGCGAGGGTGAGGAGCCGGAGGTGCCGCTCACCGTCAGGGGCCAGGAGTACGTCGTCGCCCACGGCTCCCCGCTGTCGGTCTCGCTGGCCCACCACGGGCCGCGCGCGGACGGCTCCACCGACGACGAGGCGATCACCGGCGGCCAGCGGTCGGACGGCAGCACCATCACCTCGCAGGTGCCGGAGCCGATCCCGTTCCGGGAGATGTCGGAGACAGCGGAGGTACCGGTGGTCTACGACCCGGAGCAGCCGACGGTCTAG
- a CDS encoding HAD family hydrolase, whose protein sequence is MTWARYGAVLFDLDGVVTPTAIVHMRAWSEMFNAYLREHAPDQPPYGESDYFAHVDGKPRYDGVRDFLASRGLSLPEGSSDDPPTADTVRGLGNRKNDAFNAVLERDGVQAYPGSVAFLDHLRELAVPLAVVSSSVNAPAVLESAGLLDRFEVVVSGAVAEEHHLAGKPAPDTFLYAARELGCDPADAVVLEDAVSGVRAGAAGGFGLVVGVDRGAGHDHLRAAGAGLVVDDLADLVPEPGETDREAQR, encoded by the coding sequence CTGACCTGGGCGCGCTACGGCGCCGTCCTCTTCGACCTCGACGGCGTGGTGACGCCGACCGCCATCGTGCACATGCGAGCGTGGTCGGAGATGTTCAACGCCTACCTCCGCGAACACGCGCCCGACCAGCCGCCGTACGGCGAGAGCGACTACTTCGCCCACGTCGACGGCAAGCCTCGCTACGACGGCGTGCGCGACTTCCTCGCCTCGCGGGGCCTCTCGCTCCCCGAGGGCAGCAGCGACGACCCGCCCACCGCCGACACCGTGCGGGGGCTGGGCAACCGCAAGAACGACGCCTTCAACGCCGTGCTGGAGCGCGACGGCGTCCAGGCCTACCCCGGCTCGGTGGCGTTCCTGGACCACCTGCGCGAGCTGGCTGTACCGCTGGCTGTCGTCTCCTCCTCGGTCAACGCCCCGGCGGTGCTGGAGTCGGCGGGGCTGCTGGACCGCTTCGAGGTGGTGGTGAGCGGTGCGGTCGCCGAGGAGCACCACCTGGCCGGCAAGCCGGCTCCCGACACGTTCCTCTACGCCGCCCGCGAGCTGGGTTGCGATCCCGCCGACGCGGTGGTCCTCGAGGACGCGGTCTCCGGCGTACGGGCCGGCGCCGCGGGAGGCTTCGGGCTCGTCGTGGGCGTCGACCGCGGCGCCGGGCACGACCACCTCCGTGCCGCGGGCGCCGGGCTCGTCGTCGACGACCTCGCCGACCTCGTGCCCGAACCCGGCGAGACCGACCGTGAGGCACAGCGGTGA
- a CDS encoding FUSC family protein has protein sequence MPADVLRSLVAVGPSNGAHRIALRAAISVLVPLLVLDATGHLSWTMYAAFGSFTSLYGRERVDTQRVRLQLVAGGWMVGCVTVGALIAASDQRGWLAVPVAAAVASAAAYRSAVEGWHPPGSLFQVFGIAAVASVPGTLADVVPALLVAVASASFAVVVGNLGALVRRVRRSAVVEAAVPIGGSTAGAGRYALLAGLGVLVAGSLAQALDIGRPYWAMVSAVVPLAARALPAQVIRGVHRLVGTALGLLVAWALLSFDLHGAAAIVAVGVLQALAELVVGRNYALALTFITPLALLMGNVVRPVPTGTLLADRAAETVIGVAVGVAVGWFLRPRPDAIG, from the coding sequence GTGCCTGCGGACGTGCTGCGCAGCCTGGTCGCCGTCGGGCCCAGCAACGGCGCCCACCGGATCGCGCTGCGGGCGGCGATCTCGGTCCTCGTGCCGCTGCTGGTGCTGGATGCCACCGGCCACCTGTCCTGGACGATGTACGCCGCGTTCGGATCGTTCACCTCGCTCTACGGGCGCGAGCGGGTGGACACCCAGCGGGTCCGGCTGCAACTGGTGGCCGGCGGCTGGATGGTCGGATGCGTCACCGTGGGCGCGCTGATCGCCGCCTCGGACCAGCGCGGCTGGCTGGCGGTGCCGGTCGCGGCGGCGGTGGCCAGCGCCGCCGCCTATCGCTCGGCTGTCGAGGGGTGGCACCCGCCGGGCTCGCTCTTCCAGGTGTTCGGCATCGCGGCCGTCGCCTCGGTGCCCGGAACGCTCGCCGACGTCGTACCAGCGCTCCTCGTCGCCGTCGCCTCGGCGTCGTTCGCGGTAGTTGTCGGGAACCTCGGCGCACTGGTCCGGAGAGTACGCCGCAGCGCGGTCGTGGAGGCCGCCGTGCCGATCGGCGGCTCCACCGCCGGTGCCGGTCGGTACGCCCTGCTCGCCGGCCTCGGCGTCCTGGTGGCGGGCAGCCTGGCCCAGGCCCTCGACATCGGCCGGCCCTACTGGGCGATGGTGAGTGCTGTGGTGCCGCTCGCGGCGCGTGCGCTGCCCGCCCAGGTCATCCGGGGCGTGCACCGCCTGGTCGGCACGGCGCTCGGGCTGCTGGTGGCCTGGGCGCTGCTCTCGTTCGATCTGCACGGCGCGGCGGCGATCGTCGCCGTCGGCGTGCTGCAGGCCCTCGCCGAGCTGGTGGTGGGCCGCAACTACGCGCTCGCCCTGACCTTCATCACGCCGCTGGCGCTGTTGATGGGCAACGTGGTCAGACCGGTTCCGACCGGGACGCTGCTCGCCGACCGCGCTGCGGAGACGGTGATCGGGGTGGCGGTCGGGGTGGCGGTCGGCTGGTTCCTGCGGCCGCGCCCCGATGCGATCGGTTGA
- the ilvD gene encoding dihydroxy-acid dehydratase translates to MPTLRSATSTSGRNMAGARALWRATGMTDSDFGKPIIAIANSFTEFVPGHVHLRDLGKIVAEQVAAAGGVAKEFNTIAVDDGIAMGHGGMLYSLPSRELIADAVEYMVQAHCADALVCISNCDKITPGMLLAALRLNIPVVFVSGGPMEAGKTVAIEGIVHEKLDLVDAMSLSANDAVSDELLDTIERSACPTCGSCSGMFTANSMNCLTEAIGLSLPGNGSTLATHSARRALFEEAGRLVVELAKRYYDDDDESVLPRNIATRAAFENAVALDVAMGGSTNTVLHLLAAAREAELDFQVADIDAISRRVPCLSKVAPNSPKYHMEDVHRAGGIPALLGELRRGGVLNEDVHTVHSASVEEWLGAWDIRGESPSQQALDLFHAAPGGVRTTEAFSTDNRWATLDTDAAEGCIRDLEHAYSADGGLAILHGNLAEDGCVVKTAGVPEEIWTFTGTAIVFESQDDAVQGILSKKVEAGHVVVIRYEGPKGGPGMQEMLYPTSFLKGRGLGQKCALITDGRFSGGTSGLSIGHISPEAAGGGLIALIEDGDTISIDIPNRRIELEVDDLVLDQRRAAQEKRERPYTPLDRERKVSAALRAYASMATSASDGAYRRVPE, encoded by the coding sequence ATGCCCACCCTTCGCTCCGCCACCTCGACCTCGGGCCGCAACATGGCCGGTGCCCGCGCGCTCTGGCGCGCCACCGGCATGACCGACTCCGACTTCGGCAAGCCGATCATCGCCATCGCCAACTCGTTCACCGAGTTCGTGCCCGGCCATGTGCACCTGCGCGACCTCGGCAAGATCGTCGCCGAGCAGGTGGCGGCCGCCGGTGGGGTGGCCAAGGAATTCAACACGATCGCCGTCGACGACGGCATCGCGATGGGTCATGGCGGCATGCTCTACTCGCTCCCGAGTCGTGAGCTGATCGCCGACGCGGTCGAGTACATGGTGCAGGCGCACTGCGCCGACGCGCTGGTGTGCATCTCGAACTGCGACAAGATCACCCCCGGCATGCTGCTGGCGGCGCTGCGGCTCAACATCCCGGTCGTGTTCGTCTCGGGCGGCCCGATGGAGGCCGGCAAGACCGTCGCGATCGAGGGCATCGTGCACGAGAAGCTCGACCTGGTCGACGCGATGTCGCTCTCGGCCAACGACGCCGTCAGCGACGAGCTGCTGGACACCATCGAGCGCTCGGCCTGTCCGACCTGCGGCTCCTGCTCGGGCATGTTCACCGCCAACTCGATGAACTGTCTCACCGAGGCGATCGGCCTCTCGCTGCCGGGCAACGGCTCCACTCTGGCCACCCACAGCGCCCGCAGGGCTCTGTTCGAGGAGGCCGGCCGACTGGTCGTCGAGCTGGCGAAGCGCTACTACGACGACGACGACGAGTCGGTGCTGCCCCGCAACATCGCCACCCGCGCCGCCTTCGAGAACGCTGTCGCCCTCGACGTCGCGATGGGCGGCTCGACGAACACCGTGCTGCACCTGCTGGCGGCGGCCCGCGAGGCCGAGCTCGACTTCCAGGTCGCCGACATCGACGCGATCTCGCGCCGGGTGCCGTGCCTGAGCAAGGTCGCGCCCAACAGCCCGAAGTACCACATGGAGGACGTCCACCGCGCCGGCGGCATCCCGGCACTCCTGGGTGAGCTGCGTCGCGGCGGGGTCCTCAACGAGGACGTGCACACCGTCCACTCGGCCTCCGTGGAGGAGTGGCTGGGCGCCTGGGACATCCGCGGCGAGAGCCCGAGCCAGCAGGCTCTCGACCTCTTCCACGCCGCTCCCGGCGGGGTGCGCACCACCGAGGCGTTCTCCACCGACAACCGGTGGGCCACGCTCGACACGGATGCGGCCGAGGGCTGCATCCGCGACCTCGAGCACGCCTACTCCGCCGACGGCGGGCTGGCGATCCTGCACGGCAACCTCGCCGAGGACGGCTGCGTCGTCAAGACGGCCGGGGTTCCCGAGGAGATCTGGACCTTCACCGGCACCGCGATCGTCTTCGAGTCCCAGGACGACGCCGTCCAGGGGATCCTCTCCAAGAAGGTCGAGGCCGGTCACGTGGTGGTCATCCGCTACGAGGGCCCGAAGGGCGGCCCCGGCATGCAGGAGATGCTCTACCCCACCTCGTTCCTCAAGGGTCGTGGCCTCGGCCAGAAGTGCGCGCTGATCACCGACGGCCGCTTCTCCGGTGGCACCTCGGGCCTCTCGATCGGCCACATCTCGCCGGAGGCGGCCGGGGGTGGCCTGATCGCGCTGATCGAGGACGGCGACACCATCTCGATCGACATCCCGAACCGCCGCATCGAGCTCGAGGTCGACGACCTGGTGCTCGACCAGCGACGCGCGGCCCAGGAGAAGCGCGAGCGTCCCTACACGCCGCTCGATCGGGAACGCAAGGTCTCGGCGGCGCTGCGGGCCTACGCCTCCATGGCGACGTCCGCCTCCGACGGCGCCTACCGCCGCGTTCCGGAGTGA